A segment of the Salvelinus namaycush isolate Seneca chromosome 3, SaNama_1.0, whole genome shotgun sequence genome:
actggtaaacacaagtggcaacaatcaaatacaaatagagaacacatgtcattgattgaacacaaccagtaaaaatgtatttaacaagTTTCAAATGATGCGACACAACCAATATAAGCCAGTTCAGAGAGcaaacaggttgttgaaggtgggAAGGAGAAAGTCTGAGAATGGATAGAAGAAACAATGTGAGAGGACGAGGACGAGTGATTATGCGAGGTGGGCGACGAGGAGGAGggcgaggaagaggaggacgaagaggaagaCAAAGAGTGGAAATATCTGATAATTCGAGCAACAGTTATAGACCATGTTCTTGTCCATGGACTGACAATGAGGGAAGCAGGACTTAGACTGCAACCCAATTTGAGCCGATTTTCTGTGTCCACCAtagtaaggacattcagagaagagaacaggtacagtatactactgtatttttgtaattgcaaatttactgtactacactatatgCAGCTGTTTCAATAGACATTTGTAAAGTTAATCACTGTATTTATTGTACTGCATGAATATGTTTTGTAACTGCACAACTACTTTTTGTAGAATTGCAAGGCTGCCACATGCAGGTGGAAGGACAGCTATATTCACTCGGGAGCAAGAGGCCGTTATAGTTGGCATGGTCCTTCAAGATAATGCAATACGACTCAGAGAAATCCAGGAACGAgtgatacaacacaacacacacttccAGGGAATCGACAGTGTGAGAATTTCCACAATTGACCGTGTCCTCCATCGTAACAGGATGCGAATGAAACAAATATACAGAGTACCTTTTGAGCGCAACTCACCAAGTGTGAAAGAACTGCGAGCTCAGTATGTGCAAGTAAGTGTACATTCAGAAACATTTACTGTAATCCAGATTGTCTACAGTACTAACACATACTATGTGAATGACATTACTCTTCAGTACATACAATGTATGTGAATCAGAAGCCTAATTGTACTCTACAGTATAGCACCGTCTCTGTACGACTTACAaaatcctacatacagtatattgtatttctACACAGACAATATTTGACTTGGAATCCTTGGACAGACCCCATGAGTTCATCTTTGTCGATGAAGCAGGCTTCAATCtaacaaagaggagaaggagaggccgAAACATGATTGGACAGCGGGCCATTGTTGAAGTCCCTGGTCAACGAGGTGACAATGTCACAATCTGTGCTGCTATCAGCAACCatggtgttctacatcaccatgtTACACTCGGGCCATATAACACCGAGCACCTTCTAAGATTTATTGCCAATCTAAGAGATATTTTATTTGAGCAGCAGGTTCAAGAGCAGCAGGGTCAAGAGCTAAATGAGAATCCCATTCCCACCTATATGATGGTGTGGGACAATGTCAGTTTCCACCGAGCTGCTCAGGTAAGGGAATGGTTTAACATCAATGGGCAGTTTATGAACTTGTACCTCCCTCCATACTCGCCTTTCCTGAATCCGATTGAGGAGTTTTTCTCCTCTTGGAGATGGAAAGTGTATGATAGACAACCCTACACCAGAGTAAATCTGCTGCAAGCCATGGATTTAGCCTGTGGTGATATAGGTGAGGAATCATGTCAGGGCTGGATACGGCACACAAGAGGCTTCTTCCCCCGTTGCCTCAGGAGGGACAATATTGCTTGTGATGTCGACGAAGTGCTCTGGCCTGACCCAGCCCAAAGACAAGTAGAAGCACATtgatcacatgtttactcctttgatttttgtcccttttagtattgtatactgtagtacagtgcattgtaggctgtatactgtacaatggacaaattgtatggccctgaacattgtgctttccatttattaacagtactgactgctcaatagattttgactggttgcaGGTTCATAACAAaaaacaagaattacagtatcacagagacaaagaacaagaattacagtatcacagagacaaagaacaagaattacagtatcacagagacaaagaacaagaattacagtatcacagagacaaaggacacgtttgtgagatgcagggtacagtactgtaaaaataggggtacacggaggaggaagaacaaaaaacaaaattGCAAAGAGTAAGGCAGAGTAgtaatttctgatcaattttgagctactatgatagaacatgttttcgttcatcaaaagacaatgacggaaaaatgtgaatatttttttagattaaaaatgtacttctccctgagaattgtatgttttgaacaatgtgttttctatttttcGGTGTATTGTTTACTGACTGCTTGAGTGTATATCATTTTGATCACTTTGTTTATGATTTGAGAGCAGTGTTTGAATTTGAAGACAGGTAAAACAGTTTTGAGGCGAATGTTTCATTTTGCGAGAGGCGTCAGAGGTTATGTAAATAGTGTTTGAAGATGAGGTTTTGTGTTTAATGTTTTCAGGAAATGGAGCAAGGTTTCAGaaattgtgttttagcaattgagaaaaactaAGTAGACCTACACAATATGTCACGACAAGAATTGATATACTGTTTTAACAAGCTACGCGATTTTGTGGATAGGCGTGAGAGTAGGATTTCATGTTTGTATTATGTTGCATGCATCTTACGCTGGAAATCGAATACAATTATATATTACATCTTTACAGACAACGAATCTGTTGTGTTATGAAAGACACATTTTAGTCAATCAATCTTTTGGTCTTAATCTTTGACCAATAACCCTCATTTTATTGTTCATATTAAATCAACCCATCTCATGAAATCTGAAATGTGTAATTAAAAATTACTAATAAATTGATACAATGTCTTTGAAATAATCTTATGTTTGTCATTGGTTTCACATTGTGTCACTGTATGGCATATTGGTGTTGCCCAATTTAATTGAATATGGTTTTTGTATCTACCTAACTGTTGCTACATTCATTAGTAAACATTTTAAGGATATGATCATTCAATTTTGATGACTCAACCTTAATTATTTCGAATGttacaacaaaaaaatgtgtaTAAATGGAAAAATGTTAGAGAATAGAACTTTACACATGCATGTTTAAAGTAAATTATCAATCAAAACAATTTCTTAGTATTACCATAAACCTTTGTCTTTAATTTGCATATATAATCAAAGACTGAAATTACATTCTAGAAAGCCTGAATTGTCATCTAAAATATAGGTAACACCAGTGCCAAAAAAAGGCAGCACAAGcatttttttaatgtaatgtagtaaaaatataaaaatgttaaGCTGTCATTTGTTG
Coding sequences within it:
- the LOC120030492 gene encoding uncharacterized protein LOC120030492 encodes the protein MREAGLRLQPNLSRFSVSTIVRTFREENRIARLPHAGGRTAIFTREQEAVIVGMVLQDNAIRLREIQERVIQHNTHFQGIDSVRISTIDRVLHRNRMRMKQIYRVPFERNSPSVKELRAQYVQTIFDLESLDRPHEFIFVDEAGFNLTKRRRRGRNMIGQRAIVEVPGQRGDNVTICAAISNHGVLHHHVTLGPYNTEHLLRFIANLRDILFEQQVQEQQGQELNENPIPTYMMVWDNVSFHRAAQVREWFNINGQFMNLYLPPYSPFLNPIEEFFSSWRWKVYDRQPYTRVNLLQAMDLACGDIGEESCQGWIRHTRGFFPRCLRRDNIACDVDEVLWPDPAQRQVEAH